The genomic interval TTCCGGGGGCTGAGGTCGACAAACCCTGGTCCCGAGATGAACAGGCAGAGTCATTTTCCGCTGACGACGGAGACAGGTAATCGCCACCTGCTCTCCCGCACGCGGACGGATCAGTTCCTGAAGTTGCATGGTGTTGTCAATGGGGATGCGATCGAGTGCAAGGATTACATCGCCCATTCTCAAGCCCGCCCGGTCCGCCGGGCTGTCTTCAATCACCTGACTGACCAGGACCCCATGGTCAATTCCGAGTGCCACCCGCATCGCCGGGCTCAGTTCCTCAATCACCACCCCGAGCCAGCCCGGAGCGGTGTCCTGCTGGAAAGCCCAGGCGATGGAAATCAGCAGTAATGGAGTTATAACTATTATTGACCGCAATCTGAGCATTTGCCACCTCCCTGAAATCAGATGCGGAAGGGCCGGGGGGCGGTTCTGCCGAATATCAGCCCGGAGTCAATTGCCCAGCCCCGAAGCGATATGTTTAGATCAGAGAGACTGCCGTAGTGCTGTGGAATTCCAATCGGCAGAGCATACCCTCCCCTGACATAAAAGCCCAGCATTGTCCCGGCACCAACCCGGAATTGAACCCGAGCCAGTACACCGGGGTGGATGTTGAAGTCCCAGGCGAAAAGCCAGCGGTTGAAGTTGCTCATGCCCGGCTCAAGTGAATGCATGATCAGGAAGAGACTGTTGATGCCGATGCCAAGTCCGGGCTCCACGGTGAGAAATGAGGTGAGAGGCAGCGGGTAACCGGTTTTGAGACCGGCGTGCATTCCTGCCAGTTCTGCCCCGATGGAGTCGCAGGAAAGGGAACGGAAGGCAAGTCCACCGCCGGCACCGAAGTGTGCAGGTCCGGTGGCGCCAAGGGCGAATAGTTCCATGCCCCAGAGCGGAGGGTTTACCTGAATGTTGCGGTTTCCACCCCATTCCCGGTTGAACTGGTTGAGCTGATGCTGGAGGTCGGTGAAGCTGACAACTGACGCCCGGACCCCGACGCCGATATCTGCACAAGCAAGCGCGATCCCGAGGATCAGAGTGACCACCAGTTTTCGCATCATTCTCCTCCTGCGGTCAGCGGGTTAATGAAGTCGTAGGTGACAGCGCCGATTTTGACCGCATCGCCACCGAGGCGGGCGGCATCCGGGAGCTGTGTTACGAGAAGGCGGGGATCAGCATAGACCGCCATCGCCCGCCAGTAGGCAGGTCTGAGGTCTGGCTGATTGTAAAGATAGACCCAGATTACCCTGAGCTGACGCCTCTTTAGCCGGTGATAGTCATCAAGCATCTCCGCAATTATCCAGTCGAATACCCGCTGTAACTCCTGAAGCGTCATACCCGAATCTGCCAGCGCCTTCACTGTCAACCAGTCCTGTCTGCCTGCGGGCATTTCCTGAACCTCCATAATTGTAAAGTCGGGTTTCGGCCCGGAAAGTTGAAATTTTATTGGCGGTGTCTTCGAGCGACCCCACCCGAAAATGAACACCAGAAGCACTGCAGCTCCTCCCAGAACAGCAACCCATACCCAGTAGGACCTGCTCCGCCCGGCCGATATTGCCCGGCGCATTCTTTCACCCAGACCATTCGCCTTCGGACCCTGAACTATCACCAGATTTATTCTAATTACCGGTTCAACACCGTCAAGTGAAAAATAGGGAAAATTCTTGACTTATGACTAACGGGAATTAAACTTCAGCAGCTAACGCTGATGAAATTGCCTTAGGAGGAAAAACATGGTTCTGGTATTCTGTGAGCAACGTGAAGGCAGTCTGAGAAAAGTTGCCTATGAGGTATTGCTGGTTGGTTACAAGATAGCTGAAACCCGTCAGACCCAGTTGAGTGCGGTAATTCTGGGGAATGGCGTTCAACCGCTGGGTCAGGAGGTTGTGAAGTTCGGGGTCAGTTCAGTTCTGGTAGTTGATAATCCGGCACTTGAGCACTATACTCCTGAGGGCTATGCGGATATTCTCACCCAGTTAGTGAAGCAGTATCAGCCCGAGACCGTCGTATTCAGCGCCAGCGCAAACGGGAAGGATCTGGCTGCCACCCTTGCCGCTCGTCTGGAAACCGCACTGTTACCCGATTGCACCGCAGTTGAGTTTGATCAGAACGGGACGCTGATCGCCACCCGGCCAATATATGCGGGTAAGGCACTGGCTACCGTCCGGGCACCTGATGCCCGTCCGCTCGTAATCAGCATCCGGCCCCGGGCAGTTGGACCAGCTGAAGAGAAACCCGGTAACGGCACTATTGTTGCCGCCCAGTTAACTCCCGGTGAACTCCGCACCCGGGTTGCGGATGTTGTAAAAACCGTGCTCAAAACCGTGGAGCTGACCGAAGCAGATATAGTAATCTCCGGTGGCCGGGGTATGAAGGGACCGGAAAATTACGCTCTGCTGGAAGAGCTGGCAGCGGTGCTCAACGCCGCCGTCGGCGCCTCCCGCGCCGCAGTTGATGCGGGCTGGCGCGATCACCAGTTTCAGGTCGGTCAGACCGGCAAGACGGTTGCACCCTC from candidate division WOR-3 bacterium carries:
- a CDS encoding electron transfer flavoprotein subunit alpha/FixB family protein, which codes for MVLVFCEQREGSLRKVAYEVLLVGYKIAETRQTQLSAVILGNGVQPLGQEVVKFGVSSVLVVDNPALEHYTPEGYADILTQLVKQYQPETVVFSASANGKDLAATLAARLETALLPDCTAVEFDQNGTLIATRPIYAGKALATVRAPDARPLVISIRPRAVGPAEEKPGNGTIVAAQLTPGELRTRVADVVKTVLKTVELTEADIVISGGRGMKGPENYALLEELAAVLNAAVGASRAAVDAGWRDHQFQVGQTGKTVAPSLYIACGISGAIQHLVGMINSKCIVAINKDPEANIFKVADYGIVGDLFQVVPLLIEEFKKVKQS
- a CDS encoding PDZ domain-containing protein produces the protein MLRLRSIIVITPLLLISIAWAFQQDTAPGWLGVVIEELSPAMRVALGIDHGVLVSQVIEDSPADRAGLRMGDVILALDRIPIDNTMQLQELIRPRAGEQVAITCLRRQRKMTLPVHLGTRVCRPQPPELLPRELQRALRGIWHRLWTDRDLYQETLDSLRLQLEELMRQLQKLQRQLDERR